From Pseudobacteriovorax antillogorgiicola, the proteins below share one genomic window:
- a CDS encoding DPP IV N-terminal domain-containing protein yields the protein MMLRLMFSMLIMIAGSVAHGSQPLIVNIDNPSFRKVLVATPAITNNQATGALAETFQSKTHTKLAELLTFSGFFNVVASQAYEDYMGKMIGERQSKDGKAWLTDMIKLSGPETVQWRTLGVESLTLGSMESKEGKLTVTLKTFDVTRNKQLVAKEFTDVKDFTTTVRRYADFVLEAYTGKPGIFSSKLTFVGRREKGSAKQIFISDYDGSNLKQITTGEEPHLSPAWSPDGRYIAYTSFEGGNPHIYIYDTQDGSKRRLTQTRGLNSGANWSPDGTYIAYTASNGGDTDIYVLPSKGGKRKLLIKGSGLDVDPKYSPDGKYIAFVSGRYGNPHIFVGTLANGSESRVVRDKRLTYAGWYNSTPAWSPESDKIIFGGYDKDIDRYDIFIMNPDGSQLERLTLKTGDNESPSWSPNGQMIAFQSNRIGQSNSKGEPGLFIMNRDGSGQKRLEIPLFEVQTPHWSGPRQDLVQ from the coding sequence ATGATGCTCAGACTAATGTTTTCGATGCTAATCATGATCGCAGGCTCCGTGGCTCACGGCTCACAACCATTGATTGTCAATATCGACAATCCCTCGTTTCGCAAGGTGCTTGTAGCAACACCTGCCATCACCAACAATCAGGCTACTGGTGCACTGGCAGAAACCTTTCAATCAAAGACTCATACCAAGCTTGCGGAGCTACTTACCTTCTCTGGGTTCTTCAATGTGGTGGCGTCTCAAGCCTACGAAGATTACATGGGTAAGATGATTGGTGAACGCCAATCGAAAGACGGAAAGGCTTGGCTCACCGACATGATCAAGTTATCTGGTCCTGAAACAGTGCAGTGGCGAACCCTAGGGGTCGAGTCTTTGACCTTGGGCTCCATGGAGTCTAAAGAAGGAAAGCTAACCGTTACTTTGAAAACTTTCGATGTCACACGGAACAAGCAGCTTGTTGCTAAAGAGTTTACCGACGTGAAAGACTTCACAACAACTGTTAGACGCTACGCAGACTTCGTTTTGGAGGCTTACACAGGCAAGCCAGGCATCTTCTCCAGCAAGCTTACCTTTGTGGGGCGCCGCGAAAAAGGTAGTGCTAAGCAGATCTTTATCTCTGACTATGACGGCAGTAACCTTAAACAGATTACAACTGGGGAAGAACCACACCTGTCTCCTGCTTGGAGCCCGGATGGTCGCTATATTGCCTACACTTCATTTGAAGGTGGAAATCCTCATATCTACATTTACGATACTCAGGATGGCAGCAAGCGGCGCTTGACTCAAACCCGTGGCCTTAACAGCGGCGCTAATTGGTCGCCAGATGGCACATACATTGCCTACACCGCTTCCAATGGTGGAGATACAGATATTTATGTCTTGCCCAGCAAGGGTGGCAAACGCAAGCTGCTTATCAAAGGCTCTGGGCTAGATGTCGATCCAAAGTACTCCCCTGATGGCAAGTACATTGCCTTTGTTTCGGGTCGCTATGGTAATCCTCATATTTTCGTGGGAACTCTTGCTAATGGCAGTGAATCGCGAGTGGTTCGCGATAAGAGACTAACCTATGCTGGCTGGTATAATTCAACCCCCGCATGGTCTCCAGAATCTGATAAAATCATCTTTGGTGGCTACGATAAGGATATCGACCGATATGATATCTTCATCATGAATCCCGACGGTTCCCAGCTGGAGCGTCTAACACTGAAGACCGGTGATAATGAGAGTCCTAGTTGGTCGCCCAATGGTCAGATGATTGCCTTTCAGAGCAATCGTATTGGGCAAAGCAATTCTAAGGGAGAGCCGGGGTTGTTTATTATGAATCGTGATGGCAGCGGGCAGAAGCGCTTGGAGATTCCTCTTTTTGAAGTCCAAACGCCTCATTGGTCAGGCCCAAGGCAGGATTTAGTCCAGTGA
- a CDS encoding 3-oxoacyl-ACP synthase III family protein, translating into MSRPQAFIHGMGHYHPNTVLNNDFFDELDIGSDAQWVEDRTGIRSRRSVLTVSDLIAMKEQRTTLTELRAQGRVQSIADIAELAWKNLQENTKHSFADPDLVICGTSVPDYAIPANACTISQRLGFPSASFDANSACSSFVVNMHLARGLVHSGLNQKIAIFNPERYSLRIDFRDKNSCVLFGDGSACSYLSHEPKPGSLKVVDTFIASDPEGYELVQIPDDGYFSQNGRAVQKFAITRTIEATRAIMDRNQLGPDDIHYFAGHQANLRMITSATERLGFDPDKHIFNVDEYGNQGAAGAPAVLSMNWNRFKTGDRIIVTVVGSGLTWGAALLEKT; encoded by the coding sequence ATGAGTCGTCCTCAGGCCTTTATTCATGGGATGGGTCACTACCATCCCAATACTGTTTTAAACAATGATTTCTTTGATGAACTCGATATCGGTTCAGATGCTCAGTGGGTGGAAGACCGAACAGGAATCCGATCCCGCAGAAGTGTTCTTACGGTTTCAGATCTCATTGCGATGAAAGAGCAGCGAACCACCTTAACGGAGCTTCGTGCGCAAGGGCGCGTTCAGTCCATCGCTGATATTGCCGAACTCGCTTGGAAAAACCTTCAGGAAAATACCAAGCACAGCTTTGCAGACCCTGATCTAGTAATCTGTGGAACTTCGGTTCCTGACTATGCTATCCCTGCCAACGCCTGCACTATCTCCCAACGTTTGGGCTTTCCGTCAGCAAGTTTCGATGCAAACTCAGCGTGCAGCTCATTTGTCGTTAATATGCACCTGGCCCGAGGCCTTGTTCACAGTGGGTTGAATCAAAAAATCGCAATTTTTAACCCCGAGCGATACTCTCTGAGAATCGACTTTCGGGATAAAAATTCTTGTGTTCTTTTTGGCGATGGCTCTGCGTGCTCGTATCTATCCCATGAACCGAAACCTGGCAGCCTCAAGGTCGTAGACACCTTCATCGCTAGCGACCCTGAAGGCTATGAACTTGTGCAAATTCCTGATGATGGCTATTTCTCCCAGAACGGCCGCGCTGTTCAAAAGTTTGCTATCACCCGCACAATCGAAGCGACACGAGCAATCATGGATCGCAATCAGCTAGGGCCTGATGATATCCATTACTTCGCTGGACATCAGGCAAACTTACGCATGATTACGTCCGCAACGGAAAGGCTTGGCTTCGATCCAGATAAGCACATTTTTAATGTCGATGAGTATGGAAACCAAGGTGCAGCAGGAGCACCGGCTGTACTATCCATGAACTGGAATCGCTTTAAAACCGGTGATCGTATTATCGTAACTGTCGTTGGTAGCGGCTTGACTTGGGGTGCTGCGCTACTAGAAAAAACCTAG
- a CDS encoding MotA/TolQ/ExbB proton channel family protein, whose product MQWFHNPTKIMLRVLMVFSLVFSGATHTLAQADDKTMTSEAQETTPVVEASEAIDLGGTSIFEQAWRGGIVVFSVLMILIVFSMFSWAIFLTKWISLRRIQSTSEAFIKSFWDSRSLNELNSRLTDYPNSPAKEVFKTGYAELVRGSQLREQTSSLQLAVHAAVENMGRSLTKAKRMERKKLEAYLPFLAIIASSSPFIGLFGTVWGIMGAFEGIAKSGNASLAAVAPGISEALIATAFGLAAAIPAVIGYNTANAKIRSVSSSLDGFSMDFLNIVERYLVAEKKTNASPNL is encoded by the coding sequence ATGCAATGGTTTCATAATCCTACTAAAATTATGCTGCGAGTTTTGATGGTGTTCAGCCTGGTTTTTTCTGGTGCAACTCACACCTTGGCCCAGGCCGATGACAAAACTATGACAAGCGAAGCCCAAGAGACCACTCCCGTGGTGGAGGCAAGCGAGGCCATAGATCTAGGGGGAACCTCGATTTTCGAGCAGGCTTGGCGCGGTGGAATTGTCGTTTTCTCGGTCCTGATGATTCTGATCGTATTCTCAATGTTCAGCTGGGCTATTTTCTTAACTAAGTGGATATCTCTGAGGCGGATTCAGAGTACCAGCGAGGCCTTCATCAAAAGTTTTTGGGATAGCCGCTCTTTGAACGAACTCAATAGCCGTTTAACTGACTACCCCAACAGCCCTGCGAAGGAAGTCTTCAAAACAGGGTATGCGGAACTTGTGCGAGGGAGCCAGCTTCGGGAGCAAACCTCCTCTTTACAATTAGCGGTGCATGCTGCGGTGGAAAATATGGGGCGGTCTTTGACCAAGGCCAAGCGTATGGAGCGAAAGAAGTTAGAAGCCTACTTACCCTTCCTCGCGATCATCGCTTCCTCCAGCCCATTTATCGGGCTATTTGGAACGGTCTGGGGAATCATGGGTGCCTTTGAAGGCATAGCTAAATCTGGTAATGCCAGCCTCGCCGCGGTGGCGCCAGGAATTTCGGAGGCCTTGATTGCGACGGCGTTCGGATTGGCTGCTGCGATTCCTGCGGTGATTGGTTACAACACAGCCAATGCCAAAATCCGTAGCGTCTCATCGAGCCTTGATGGCTTTTCGATGGACTTCTTGAATATAGTCGAACGCTACTTGGTGGCAGAGAAGAAGACGAACGCTTCTCCCAATCTCTAA
- a CDS encoding ExbD/TolR family protein, which yields MDFKMDSGGDEVDEAMADINIVPLVDVMLVLLIIFMVTAPLSIGGIKVSLPTSKARSSSISEDRVVLSINQKGQYYIEKMEVTADALSSRLAAIYEHRQKKELYIRADKRVVYGKVVDAMSSAKVAGVGKISMLTEPPKGR from the coding sequence ATGGATTTTAAAATGGATAGCGGTGGTGATGAAGTTGATGAGGCCATGGCAGATATCAACATCGTGCCCCTCGTGGATGTGATGCTTGTGCTATTGATTATTTTTATGGTAACGGCACCTTTGTCTATTGGTGGAATCAAGGTCAGTCTACCCACTAGTAAGGCCCGCAGTTCGTCGATTTCCGAGGATCGTGTGGTGCTGTCCATCAATCAGAAAGGGCAGTATTACATCGAAAAGATGGAAGTCACAGCCGATGCATTATCATCTCGCTTGGCTGCCATATACGAGCACCGGCAGAAGAAGGAACTCTATATTCGTGCCGATAAGAGGGTCGTTTATGGCAAAGTCGTCGATGCGATGAGCTCTGCAAAAGTTGCAGGCGTTGGAAAGATCAGTATGTTAACGGAACCACCCAAGGGGCGCTAG
- a CDS encoding beta-ketoacyl-ACP reductase, whose translation MTDLVALVTGASRGIGRACAEELGRQGYKVAIHYRGNEDLARQVAESIPGSKIFQADVAEEEQCKALIKSVKEEFGRIDVLVNNAGMSIDQVLTFAKPADFERLLDVNVKSVFNLSKLVSKVMIKQKKGSIINLTSVVGHTGNGGQSMYAATKGAITSFTKSIASDLAGFGIRANCVAPGFIETDMTNALPEEVKEAILKKVPLKRLGTGNEVAKTVHFLASDASSYVTGSTIHVNGGMFTN comes from the coding sequence ATGACAGATCTAGTGGCTTTAGTCACAGGGGCATCACGAGGAATTGGTCGGGCTTGTGCCGAGGAACTGGGCCGCCAGGGCTACAAAGTGGCGATCCACTACCGAGGTAACGAAGACTTGGCTCGACAAGTAGCTGAATCTATTCCAGGGTCAAAGATATTTCAGGCCGATGTTGCAGAGGAAGAGCAGTGCAAAGCTCTCATTAAATCTGTAAAAGAAGAATTTGGTCGGATTGATGTACTAGTCAACAACGCAGGAATGAGCATCGATCAGGTTCTGACCTTTGCTAAGCCTGCTGATTTTGAACGTCTATTGGACGTTAACGTCAAGTCTGTGTTCAACCTCTCTAAGCTCGTATCTAAAGTGATGATCAAGCAGAAAAAGGGTTCGATTATCAATCTCACCTCCGTAGTTGGCCACACTGGCAATGGAGGACAGAGCATGTACGCAGCAACTAAGGGAGCAATCACCTCCTTCACCAAAAGCATTGCGAGCGATTTAGCAGGCTTTGGAATCCGTGCAAACTGTGTTGCTCCAGGTTTCATTGAAACCGATATGACCAATGCCTTACCTGAAGAAGTCAAAGAAGCCATCCTTAAGAAAGTGCCTCTCAAGCGCCTAGGGACAGGGAATGAAGTGGCAAAGACTGTTCATTTCTTAGCCTCTGATGCCTCGTCTTATGTCACTGGCAGTACCATTCACGTTAACGGTGGCATGTTCACAAACTGA
- a CDS encoding TonB C-terminal domain-containing protein translates to MSTQDMIRPSKILGNQDQMLKLFLGLSVAAHVLVFLLGHFNVLSPERPIPEWAIETELVADFDLGASNKTVLPNAKKSEKVAVPSNLLPQITKNFTVKEKTKREEGLAEGPVDETVDLGKNASEDTDKNSPELEEPDRQAATRLRKAEALKRIAMERLRQQQKEKSKEFKAHEADLMPKLKQNLSNDVGLNSTMGTGLLEGAEAQRYLGYLTRAVRRNWALPKTYELSSSNVKAALHIVINARGELVTAKVAESSGDDVFDQYCTEAIQKSAPFKAPPQKLAGNTFQFNCNP, encoded by the coding sequence ATGTCCACACAGGATATGATTCGGCCTAGCAAGATCCTGGGCAACCAAGATCAGATGCTCAAGTTATTTTTAGGCTTATCGGTGGCCGCACATGTTTTGGTGTTTCTTTTGGGGCATTTTAATGTTTTGTCGCCAGAGCGACCAATCCCAGAATGGGCCATTGAAACAGAGCTTGTGGCAGACTTTGATCTTGGAGCATCCAATAAAACAGTTCTCCCAAATGCGAAAAAGTCAGAGAAGGTTGCTGTTCCATCCAACTTGCTCCCTCAGATTACGAAAAACTTCACGGTTAAAGAAAAAACCAAGCGTGAGGAGGGGCTTGCCGAGGGCCCAGTCGATGAGACGGTTGATCTTGGTAAAAATGCCAGTGAGGACACGGATAAAAATAGTCCAGAGCTAGAAGAACCTGATCGGCAGGCGGCAACCCGACTTCGCAAAGCGGAGGCGCTGAAACGGATTGCCATGGAGCGTCTTAGGCAGCAGCAGAAAGAAAAATCGAAAGAGTTTAAAGCTCACGAGGCGGATCTGATGCCTAAACTGAAGCAAAATCTGAGTAACGATGTGGGGCTCAATAGCACTATGGGTACTGGTCTTCTAGAAGGAGCGGAAGCCCAACGATATCTTGGCTATCTAACCAGGGCGGTGCGTAGAAACTGGGCCTTGCCAAAAACCTATGAACTTAGTAGCTCAAATGTAAAGGCGGCGCTCCACATTGTGATCAACGCTCGCGGCGAGTTGGTGACTGCTAAAGTAGCCGAAAGCTCGGGCGATGATGTATTTGACCAATACTGCACGGAGGCGATTCAGAAATCAGCCCCGTTCAAGGCTCCGCCCCAAAAGTTAGCGGGAAATACCTTTCAGTTCAATTGCAATCCTTGA